The following are encoded in a window of Brevibacillus sp. DP1.3A genomic DNA:
- the cobU gene encoding bifunctional adenosylcobinamide kinase/adenosylcobinamide-phosphate guanylyltransferase has product MSLVLVTGGVRSGKSRYAEELAMTLSSRVLYVATGKAWDDEMKQRIELHQARRPLDWGCVEVGERLTDYYAFSEQYDVVLIDCLSTWVSNRLMSVDESEWRSPSHTQALLQEAKAWLSLVQNSPQRVIAVTSEVGLGGVALSRLGRWFADVLGDVNQRSARQADAVYAVLSGIPWRIKG; this is encoded by the coding sequence ATGAGCTTGGTGCTGGTAACAGGCGGTGTCCGTTCAGGAAAAAGCCGCTACGCGGAAGAGCTTGCGATGACGTTGAGCAGTCGAGTCCTGTACGTGGCGACAGGCAAGGCCTGGGATGATGAAATGAAGCAGAGAATCGAGCTGCATCAGGCACGTCGTCCGTTGGATTGGGGCTGTGTGGAGGTAGGAGAGCGCTTAACCGATTACTACGCATTTAGTGAGCAGTATGATGTGGTGTTGATCGATTGTCTGTCCACCTGGGTGAGTAATCGATTGATGAGCGTGGATGAGTCGGAATGGAGAAGTCCTTCACACACGCAAGCCCTGTTGCAGGAGGCAAAGGCATGGCTGTCCCTCGTTCAGAATTCCCCGCAAAGAGTCATTGCTGTCACAAGCGAGGTCGGATTGGGCGGTGTAGCCTTGAGTCGTTTGGGCAGATGGTTCGCGGATGTGCTGGGCGATGTCAATCAGAGAAGTGCGCGACAAGCGGACGCCGTCTACGCGGTTTTGTCGGGGATACCGTGGAGGATCAAAGGATGA